Proteins co-encoded in one Calderihabitans maritimus genomic window:
- the larB gene encoding nickel pincer cofactor biosynthesis protein LarB produces MDGEQLKTLLQQVREGKISVEQACEKIRVMPYQDLGFAKIDHHRAIRQGFPEVVYCEGKTVEQIITIIEQLNQRTDSNILATRMIPQVAEKVLAKIPQAEYHELARMMVIQKGKQKRVGNVLVMSAGTSDLPVAEEAALTAEAMGSRVERLYDVGVAGIHRLLLNHKQLFAARVIVVVAGMEGALASVVGGLVDKPVIAVPTSVGYGASFKGLAALLTMLNSCASGVAVVNIDNGFGAGYTAALINRIGEKEE; encoded by the coding sequence GTGGACGGCGAACAGCTAAAAACACTGCTTCAGCAGGTTCGGGAGGGGAAAATTTCCGTAGAGCAGGCCTGTGAAAAAATCAGAGTGATGCCCTATCAGGATTTGGGATTTGCCAAGATAGACCACCACCGGGCGATCCGGCAGGGTTTTCCGGAAGTAGTTTACTGTGAAGGGAAAACCGTAGAGCAGATAATAACCATCATAGAACAATTGAACCAGCGGACCGACAGCAACATTCTGGCCACCAGAATGATTCCTCAGGTAGCCGAAAAGGTACTGGCGAAGATACCCCAGGCAGAATATCATGAATTGGCCCGCATGATGGTTATTCAAAAAGGCAAACAAAAGCGAGTCGGCAACGTACTGGTCATGAGCGCCGGCACTTCCGACCTACCGGTAGCGGAAGAAGCAGCACTGACCGCGGAAGCAATGGGGAGCCGGGTTGAACGCCTCTATGACGTAGGGGTTGCCGGCATTCACCGCCTTTTATTAAATCACAAACAACTATTTGCGGCCAGAGTAATTGTGGTGGTAGCAGGGATGGAGGGGGCGTTGGCCAGCGTGGTGGGCGGCTTGGTGGACAAACCCGTTATAGCTGTACCCACCAGTGTCGGTTACGGGGCAAGTTTCAAAGGGCTGGCTGCCCTGCTGACTATGCTTAACAGCTGTGCCTCCGGGGTAGCTGTAGTAAATATTGATAACGGATTCGGTGCCGGCTACACGGCGGCCCTGATCAACAGGATAGGGGAGAAAGAAGAATGA